In one window of Pirellulales bacterium DNA:
- the uvrA gene encoding excinuclease ABC subunit UvrA: MSHAGPKAGNGHARTAEFIRLRGVRVHNLRNLDLDIPRDRLVVITGPSGSGKSSLAFDTLFAEGQRQYIESLSIYARQFLHQLERPDVDLIDGLQPTISIDQQAGTQNPRSTVATVTEIYDYLRLLFARVGAPHCYRCGSAIRQQSPEQIVDALVAIPEGTKVVLLSPLVRGRKGQHQEVFDAIRKAGFVRVRVDGIVYELDAVPALAKGRQHTIEAVVDRLIIRDGVRPRVAESVQLALRHGEGLVMTSALSPGADSKTGTWQDSTFSTEHACSVCGLSYEELEPRTFSFNSPYGACRSCEGLGAGVAFDPDLVVPDRSLSLTAGAVAPWRGAAAAVTARHRREIAPFAAAQEFRWNTPLESLTTKVWEGFLYGDGSDFPGLLGMLEREFAGATTPAALQRWEKYRGTVICRACQGSRLRPEARSVTVGDRAIHEVTHLTVEGAKSYFADLSFPATSAEIAEPIVTQIQTRLDFLANVGLDYLTLDRAADSLSGGELQRIRLASSIGSGLVGVCYVLDEPSIGLHPRDNERLIHALRTLEQQGNSVLVVEHDEAIMRAADHLIDLGPGAGIAGGELVAQGTPTDVCHMPQSITGRYLSGADVIPIPQRRPVNVRRSITIEGVTTNNLKDVNVSFPLSALVCVTGVSGSGKSSLVNETLVRALARRLHGTGAKPGPHCRLTGVSGIDKLIEIDQSPIGRTPRSNPATYTGIFDEIRKVFAGTRDAQLRGFKASRFSFNVKGGRCEHCQGQGLQKIEMNFLPDLYVPCPQCHGDRWNRQTLEVRYRGRSIADTLSMSVDDARTFFENFPVVHRVLCCLCDVGLGYLPLGQPSTTLSGGEAQRIKLATELSRNDTGKTFYVLDEPTTGLHFDDVRRLLAVLGRLADLGNTVVVIEHHMDVIKSADWIIDLGPEGGEAGGYVLATGTPEQIAGLAENETGRFLCSSLAFTSDRDGTKSAAAQPIIGP, encoded by the coding sequence ATGAGTCACGCAGGTCCAAAAGCCGGCAACGGTCATGCACGGACTGCCGAGTTCATCCGGCTACGCGGAGTGCGGGTCCATAACCTGCGCAACCTGGATCTGGATATCCCCCGCGACCGCCTCGTTGTCATTACGGGACCCAGTGGCTCGGGAAAAAGTTCGCTGGCCTTTGATACCTTGTTTGCCGAAGGCCAGCGGCAATACATCGAAAGCCTGTCGATCTACGCCCGGCAGTTCCTGCACCAACTCGAACGCCCTGACGTCGACCTGATCGACGGCCTGCAACCCACCATTTCGATTGATCAGCAGGCCGGCACGCAGAATCCGCGCAGCACGGTCGCCACGGTTACCGAGATCTACGATTACCTGCGGTTGCTCTTTGCTCGAGTAGGCGCGCCGCATTGCTATCGGTGTGGATCCGCCATTCGCCAACAAAGTCCCGAGCAGATCGTCGATGCGCTGGTGGCGATTCCCGAGGGAACCAAGGTCGTGCTCCTTTCCCCCTTGGTGCGCGGCCGAAAAGGGCAGCACCAGGAAGTCTTCGACGCGATTCGAAAAGCGGGCTTCGTGAGGGTCCGCGTCGATGGCATCGTTTACGAACTGGATGCCGTCCCGGCACTCGCCAAAGGGCGGCAACATACGATCGAAGCCGTCGTCGACCGGCTAATCATTCGGGACGGCGTGCGACCACGCGTGGCAGAAAGCGTGCAACTGGCTCTCCGCCACGGCGAAGGACTGGTCATGACGTCCGCTTTGTCCCCCGGGGCCGATTCAAAAACGGGCACCTGGCAAGATTCGACATTCAGCACCGAGCACGCCTGCAGCGTCTGCGGGCTCAGCTACGAAGAGTTGGAACCGCGCACGTTCAGCTTCAACAGCCCCTACGGTGCGTGCCGCAGCTGCGAGGGGTTGGGTGCGGGCGTGGCCTTTGACCCCGATCTGGTCGTGCCCGACCGTAGCCTGTCTCTAACGGCCGGAGCCGTTGCACCCTGGCGCGGAGCAGCGGCGGCCGTCACGGCGCGGCACCGGCGCGAAATCGCACCATTTGCCGCGGCGCAAGAGTTTCGTTGGAATACGCCACTCGAATCGCTCACTACAAAGGTTTGGGAGGGCTTTCTTTATGGCGACGGGTCGGATTTTCCGGGCCTGCTCGGCATGCTTGAACGAGAGTTCGCCGGTGCCACTACGCCCGCGGCGTTACAGCGATGGGAGAAATACCGGGGCACGGTCATCTGCCGCGCTTGCCAAGGGTCACGACTGCGACCCGAAGCACGCAGCGTGACAGTCGGAGATCGCGCCATCCACGAAGTGACGCACCTGACCGTCGAGGGGGCCAAATCGTACTTCGCGGACCTGTCGTTTCCAGCAACTTCGGCTGAAATCGCCGAGCCCATCGTTACTCAGATACAGACGCGGCTCGACTTTCTGGCCAATGTCGGTCTCGACTATCTCACGCTCGATCGTGCGGCAGATTCCTTAAGCGGCGGGGAGCTACAACGCATTCGACTGGCCAGCAGCATCGGATCGGGTCTGGTCGGCGTGTGCTACGTCCTGGACGAACCCTCGATCGGCCTGCACCCCCGTGACAACGAACGCCTCATCCACGCGCTTCGCACTTTGGAACAACAAGGCAATAGTGTGCTAGTGGTCGAGCACGATGAAGCCATCATGCGGGCCGCCGACCATCTGATCGACCTGGGGCCGGGAGCTGGCATCGCCGGTGGCGAATTGGTGGCGCAGGGGACACCGACAGACGTCTGTCACATGCCGCAATCCATCACCGGACGATATTTATCCGGTGCAGATGTTATTCCCATTCCGCAGCGACGCCCCGTCAATGTACGGCGATCGATCACGATCGAGGGTGTAACCACCAACAATCTGAAAGACGTCAACGTGTCGTTTCCGTTAAGCGCATTGGTATGCGTAACGGGTGTTAGTGGCTCGGGCAAAAGCTCGCTCGTCAACGAGACACTCGTACGGGCGTTGGCCCGACGATTGCACGGTACCGGCGCCAAGCCAGGCCCACATTGTCGCCTCACCGGCGTCAGCGGCATCGATAAGCTAATCGAGATCGATCAGTCGCCCATTGGTCGCACTCCACGCAGCAACCCGGCCACCTACACCGGCATCTTCGACGAGATTCGCAAGGTATTCGCCGGCACCCGCGATGCCCAACTGCGCGGGTTCAAGGCCAGTCGTTTCAGCTTCAATGTCAAAGGCGGGCGCTGCGAGCATTGCCAGGGGCAGGGTCTGCAAAAGATCGAAATGAACTTCCTGCCAGACCTCTACGTCCCCTGCCCACAATGTCACGGCGACCGTTGGAATCGCCAAACGCTGGAAGTGCGCTACCGCGGTCGTTCGATCGCGGACACCCTGTCGATGAGCGTCGACGACGCGCGAACCTTCTTTGAGAACTTTCCGGTAGTCCACCGGGTACTATGCTGCCTGTGTGACGTGGGCCTGGGATACTTACCGCTTGGCCAGCCGTCGACGACGCTCTCGGGCGGCGAGGCGCAGCGGATCAAGCTCGCCACCGAATTGTCCCGCAACGACACTGGAAAGACGTTCTACGTGCTCGACGAACCAACGACGGGGCTGCACTTCGACGATGTCCGCCGGCTGCTCGCTGTTCTTGGTCGTCTCGCGGATCTCGGTAATACTGTCGTGGTCATTGAGCACCACATGGACGTAATCAAGTCGGCCGATTGGATCATCGACCTGGGGCCCGAAGGTGGCGAAGCCGGCGGATACGTCCTCGCCACAGGCACGCCCGAGCAAATCGCTGGACTTGCAGAAAACGAAACGGGCCGCTTCTTGTGCAGTTCGCTGGCGTTCACGTCCGATCGCGACGGAACCAAATCTGCTGCTGCCCAACCGATAATCGGCCCCTAG